One stretch of Callospermophilus lateralis isolate mCalLat2 chromosome 11, mCalLat2.hap1, whole genome shotgun sequence DNA includes these proteins:
- the Nek8 gene encoding serine/threonine-protein kinase Nek8 isoform X1, with protein sequence MEKYERIRVVGRGAFGIVHLCLRKADQKLVIIKQIPVEQMTKEERQAAQNECQVLKLLNHPNVIEYYENFLEDKALMIAMEYAPGGTLAEFIQKRCNSLLEEETILHFFVQILLALHHVHTHLILHRDLKTQNILLDKHRMVVKIGDFGISKILSSKSKAYTVVGTPCYISPELCEGKPYNQKSDIWALGCVLYELASLKRAFEAANLPALVLKIMSGTFAPISDRYSPELRQLVLSLLSLEPAHRPPLSHIMAQPLCIRALLNLHTDVGSIRMRRAEKSLAPGTPMAPGSTGNRTTSTRCRGIPRGPVRPAIPPPLSSVYTWGGGLSTPLKLPMLNTEVVQVATGRTQKAGITRSGRLILWEAPPVGALGNALLPGAVEQPQPQFISRFLEGQSGVTIKHVACGDLFTACLTDRGIIMTFGSGSNGCLGHGSLTDISQPTIVEALLGYEMVQVACGASHVLALSTERELFAWGRGDGGRLGLGTRESHSCPQQVLVPLGQEAQRVVCGIDSSMILTVPGRALACGSNRFNKLGLDHHSLGEESVPHQQVEEALTFTPLGSAPLDREPLLSVDLGTAHSAAVTASGDCYTFGSNQHGQLGTNARRGSRAPCRVQGLEGIKMVTVACGDAFTVAIGAEGEVYSWGKGARGRLGRKDEDAGLPRPVQLDETHPYTVTSVSCCHGNTLLAIRRELSFPTLYT encoded by the exons GATTGTGCACTTGTGCCTCCGTAAAGCTGACCAGAAGCTAGTGATTATCAAGCAAATCCCAGTGGAGCAGATGACCAAGGAAGAGCGGCAAGCAGCCCAGAATGAGTGTCAGGTGCTCAAGCTGCTAAATCACCCCAATGTCATTGAGTACTATGAGAACTTCCTAGAGGACAAGGCCCTCatgattgccatggaatatgCACCAG GTGGTACCCTAGCTGAGTTCATCCAAAAGCGCTGCAATTccctgttggaggaagagaccatcctgCACTTTTTTGTGCAGATTCTGCTTGCCCTGCATCACGTGCATACCCATCTCATCCTGCATCGGGACCTCAAGACCCAGAACATCCTTCTTGACAAACATCGCATGGTTGTCAAGATTGGCGACTTTGGCATCTCCAAGATCCTTAGCAGCAAGAGCAAGGCCTACACG GTGGTAGGTACTCCATGCTATATTTCCCCTGAGCTGTGTGAGGGCAAGCCCTACAACCAGAAGAGCGACATCTGGGCCCTGGGCTGTGTCCTCTATGAGCTGGCCAGCCTCAAGAGGGCCTTTGAGGCTGCA AACCTGCCAGCGCTAGTGTTAAAGATCATGAGCGGCACCTTTGCGCCCATCTCTGACCGGTACAGCCCTGAGCTACGCCAGCTTGTCCTGAGTCTGCTCAGCCTGGAGCCTGCACATcggccaccactgagccacatcatggCACAGCCCCTCTGCATCCGAGCCCTACTTAACCTGCACACCGATGTGGGCAGCATCCGCATGAGGAG AGCAGAGAAATCCCTGGCCCCAGGAACACCCATGGCCCCGGGCAGCACAGGGAACAGAACTACTAGTACCCGCTGCAGGG GTATCCCCCGGGGACCTGTGAGGCCGGCCATCCCACCACCACTATCATCCGTGTACACATGGGGTGGCGGGCTCAGCACGCCACTGAAGCTGCCGATGCTTAACACAGAGGTGGTTCAGGTGGCCACTGGGCGCACACAGAAGGCCGGGATCACACGTTCTGGGCGCCTAATCCTGTGGGAG gcccCGCCCGTAGGTGCCCTTGGAAATGCCCTCCTCCCAGGGGCAGTGGAGCAGCCTCAGCCCCAGTTCATCTCCCGTTTCCTGGAGGGCCAGTCAGGCGTGACTATCAAGCATGTGGCCTGTGGGGACCTCTTCACAGCCTGTTTGACTG ATCGAGGCATCATCATGACCTTTGGCAGTGGCAGCAATGGGTGCTTAGGCCATGGCAGCCTCACTGATATCAGCCAG CCCACCATAGTGGAGGCCCTGCTTGGCTATGAGATGGTACAAGTGGCCTGTGGTGCCTCCCATGTGCTGGCCCTGTCCACTGAGCGAGAACTGTTTGCCTGGGGCCGTGGAGATGGTG GCAGGCTGGGACTAGGCACCAGGGAGTCCCATAGCTGTCCTCAGCAGGTGCTGGTTCCCTTAGGACAGGAAGCCCAGCGGGTTGTATGTGGCATCGACTCTTCCATGATCCTCACCGTGCCTGGCAGAGCCTTGGCCTGTGGGAGCAATAG GTTCAATAAGCTGGGCCTAGACCATCACTCCCTTGGAGAGGAGTCTGTACCCCACCAGCAAGTAGAGGAAGCCCTGACCTTTACTCCATTAGGCTCTGCACCCCTGGATCGGGAGCCCCTGTTGAGTGTTGACCTAGGTACTGCTCATTCAGCTGCTGTGACTG CCTCAGGTGACTGCTACACGTTTGGCAGCAATCAGCATGGGCAGTTGGGTACTAATGCCCGCCGGGGCAGCCGAGCACCATGTCGAGTCCAGGGCCTTGAGGGCATCAAGATGGTGACAGTGGCCTGTGGAGATGCCTTCACAGTAGCCATTGGTGCAG AGGGTGAAGTTTACTCTTGGGGCAAAGGAGCCAGAGGACGACTAGGAAGGAAGGATGAAGATGCTGGGCTCCCTCGGCCAGTGCAGCTGGATGAGACACACCCTTACACAGTGACATCTGTGTCCTGTTGCCATGGAAACACTCTCCTGGCTATTCGACGTGAGTTATCTTTTCCCACCTTATACACATAA
- the Nek8 gene encoding serine/threonine-protein kinase Nek8 isoform X3: protein MEKYERIRVVGRGAFGIVHLCLRKADQKLVIIKQIPVEQMTKEERQAAQNECQVLKLLNHPNVIEYYENFLEDKALMIAMEYAPGGTLAEFIQKRCNSLLEEETILHFFVQILLALHHVHTHLILHRDLKTQNILLDKHRMVVKIGDFGISKILSSKSKAYTVVGTPCYISPELCEGKPYNQKSDIWALGCVLYELASLKRAFEAANLPALVLKIMSGTFAPISDRYSPELRQLVLSLLSLEPAHRPPLSHIMAQPLCIRALLNLHTDVGSIRMRRAEKSLAPGTPMAPGSTGNRTTSTRCRGIPRGPVRPAIPPPLSSVYTWGGGLSTPLKLPMLNTEVVQVATGRTQKAGITRSGRLILWEAPPVGALGNALLPGAVEQPQPQFISRFLEGQSGVTIKHVACGDLFTACLTDRGIIMTFGSGSNGCLGHGSLTDISQPTIVEALLGYEMVQVACGASHVLALSTERELFAWGRGDGGRLGLGTRESHSCPQQVLVPLGQEAQRVVCGIDSSMILTVPGRALACGSNRFNKLGLDHHSLGEESVPHQQVEEALTFTPLGSAPLDREPLLSVDLGTAHSAAVTASGDCYTFGSNQHGQLGTNARRGSRAPCRVQGLEGIKMVTVACGDAFTVAIGAEGEVYSWGKGARGRLGRKDEDAGLPRPVQLDETHPYTVTSVSCCHGNTLLAIRLTDEPVPP from the exons GATTGTGCACTTGTGCCTCCGTAAAGCTGACCAGAAGCTAGTGATTATCAAGCAAATCCCAGTGGAGCAGATGACCAAGGAAGAGCGGCAAGCAGCCCAGAATGAGTGTCAGGTGCTCAAGCTGCTAAATCACCCCAATGTCATTGAGTACTATGAGAACTTCCTAGAGGACAAGGCCCTCatgattgccatggaatatgCACCAG GTGGTACCCTAGCTGAGTTCATCCAAAAGCGCTGCAATTccctgttggaggaagagaccatcctgCACTTTTTTGTGCAGATTCTGCTTGCCCTGCATCACGTGCATACCCATCTCATCCTGCATCGGGACCTCAAGACCCAGAACATCCTTCTTGACAAACATCGCATGGTTGTCAAGATTGGCGACTTTGGCATCTCCAAGATCCTTAGCAGCAAGAGCAAGGCCTACACG GTGGTAGGTACTCCATGCTATATTTCCCCTGAGCTGTGTGAGGGCAAGCCCTACAACCAGAAGAGCGACATCTGGGCCCTGGGCTGTGTCCTCTATGAGCTGGCCAGCCTCAAGAGGGCCTTTGAGGCTGCA AACCTGCCAGCGCTAGTGTTAAAGATCATGAGCGGCACCTTTGCGCCCATCTCTGACCGGTACAGCCCTGAGCTACGCCAGCTTGTCCTGAGTCTGCTCAGCCTGGAGCCTGCACATcggccaccactgagccacatcatggCACAGCCCCTCTGCATCCGAGCCCTACTTAACCTGCACACCGATGTGGGCAGCATCCGCATGAGGAG AGCAGAGAAATCCCTGGCCCCAGGAACACCCATGGCCCCGGGCAGCACAGGGAACAGAACTACTAGTACCCGCTGCAGGG GTATCCCCCGGGGACCTGTGAGGCCGGCCATCCCACCACCACTATCATCCGTGTACACATGGGGTGGCGGGCTCAGCACGCCACTGAAGCTGCCGATGCTTAACACAGAGGTGGTTCAGGTGGCCACTGGGCGCACACAGAAGGCCGGGATCACACGTTCTGGGCGCCTAATCCTGTGGGAG gcccCGCCCGTAGGTGCCCTTGGAAATGCCCTCCTCCCAGGGGCAGTGGAGCAGCCTCAGCCCCAGTTCATCTCCCGTTTCCTGGAGGGCCAGTCAGGCGTGACTATCAAGCATGTGGCCTGTGGGGACCTCTTCACAGCCTGTTTGACTG ATCGAGGCATCATCATGACCTTTGGCAGTGGCAGCAATGGGTGCTTAGGCCATGGCAGCCTCACTGATATCAGCCAG CCCACCATAGTGGAGGCCCTGCTTGGCTATGAGATGGTACAAGTGGCCTGTGGTGCCTCCCATGTGCTGGCCCTGTCCACTGAGCGAGAACTGTTTGCCTGGGGCCGTGGAGATGGTG GCAGGCTGGGACTAGGCACCAGGGAGTCCCATAGCTGTCCTCAGCAGGTGCTGGTTCCCTTAGGACAGGAAGCCCAGCGGGTTGTATGTGGCATCGACTCTTCCATGATCCTCACCGTGCCTGGCAGAGCCTTGGCCTGTGGGAGCAATAG GTTCAATAAGCTGGGCCTAGACCATCACTCCCTTGGAGAGGAGTCTGTACCCCACCAGCAAGTAGAGGAAGCCCTGACCTTTACTCCATTAGGCTCTGCACCCCTGGATCGGGAGCCCCTGTTGAGTGTTGACCTAGGTACTGCTCATTCAGCTGCTGTGACTG CCTCAGGTGACTGCTACACGTTTGGCAGCAATCAGCATGGGCAGTTGGGTACTAATGCCCGCCGGGGCAGCCGAGCACCATGTCGAGTCCAGGGCCTTGAGGGCATCAAGATGGTGACAGTGGCCTGTGGAGATGCCTTCACAGTAGCCATTGGTGCAG AGGGTGAAGTTTACTCTTGGGGCAAAGGAGCCAGAGGACGACTAGGAAGGAAGGATGAAGATGCTGGGCTCCCTCGGCCAGTGCAGCTGGATGAGACACACCCTTACACAGTGACATCTGTGTCCTGTTGCCATGGAAACACTCTCCTGGCTATTCGAC TCACAGATGAGCCAGTCCCTCCATGA
- the Nek8 gene encoding serine/threonine-protein kinase Nek8 isoform X2 encodes MEKYERIRVVGRGAFGIVHLCLRKADQKLVIIKQIPVEQMTKEERQAAQNECQVLKLLNHPNVIEYYENFLEDKALMIAMEYAPGGTLAEFIQKRCNSLLEEETILHFFVQILLALHHVHTHLILHRDLKTQNILLDKHRMVVKIGDFGISKILSSKSKAYTVVGTPCYISPELCEGKPYNQKSDIWALGCVLYELASLKRAFEAANLPALVLKIMSGTFAPISDRYSPELRQLVLSLLSLEPAHRPPLSHIMAQPLCIRALLNLHTDVGSIRMRRAEKSLAPGTPMAPGSTGNRTTSTRCRGIPRGPVRPAIPPPLSSVYTWGGGLSTPLKLPMLNTEVVQVATGRTQKAGITRSGRLILWEAPPVGALGNALLPGAVEQPQPQFISRFLEGQSGVTIKHVACGDLFTACLTDRGIIMTFGSGSNGCLGHGSLTDISQPTIVEALLGYEMVQVACGASHVLALSTERELFAWGRGDGGRLGLGTRESHSCPQQVLVPLGQEAQRVVCGIDSSMILTVPGRALACGSNRFNKLGLDHHSLGEESVPHQQVEEALTFTPLGSAPLDREPLLSVDLGTAHSAAVTASGDCYTFGSNQHGQLGTNARRGSRAPCRVQGLEGIKMVTVACGDAFTVAIGAEGEVYSWGKGARGRLGRKDEDAGLPRPVQLDETHPYTVTSVSCCHGNTLLAIRPVTDEPVPP; translated from the exons GATTGTGCACTTGTGCCTCCGTAAAGCTGACCAGAAGCTAGTGATTATCAAGCAAATCCCAGTGGAGCAGATGACCAAGGAAGAGCGGCAAGCAGCCCAGAATGAGTGTCAGGTGCTCAAGCTGCTAAATCACCCCAATGTCATTGAGTACTATGAGAACTTCCTAGAGGACAAGGCCCTCatgattgccatggaatatgCACCAG GTGGTACCCTAGCTGAGTTCATCCAAAAGCGCTGCAATTccctgttggaggaagagaccatcctgCACTTTTTTGTGCAGATTCTGCTTGCCCTGCATCACGTGCATACCCATCTCATCCTGCATCGGGACCTCAAGACCCAGAACATCCTTCTTGACAAACATCGCATGGTTGTCAAGATTGGCGACTTTGGCATCTCCAAGATCCTTAGCAGCAAGAGCAAGGCCTACACG GTGGTAGGTACTCCATGCTATATTTCCCCTGAGCTGTGTGAGGGCAAGCCCTACAACCAGAAGAGCGACATCTGGGCCCTGGGCTGTGTCCTCTATGAGCTGGCCAGCCTCAAGAGGGCCTTTGAGGCTGCA AACCTGCCAGCGCTAGTGTTAAAGATCATGAGCGGCACCTTTGCGCCCATCTCTGACCGGTACAGCCCTGAGCTACGCCAGCTTGTCCTGAGTCTGCTCAGCCTGGAGCCTGCACATcggccaccactgagccacatcatggCACAGCCCCTCTGCATCCGAGCCCTACTTAACCTGCACACCGATGTGGGCAGCATCCGCATGAGGAG AGCAGAGAAATCCCTGGCCCCAGGAACACCCATGGCCCCGGGCAGCACAGGGAACAGAACTACTAGTACCCGCTGCAGGG GTATCCCCCGGGGACCTGTGAGGCCGGCCATCCCACCACCACTATCATCCGTGTACACATGGGGTGGCGGGCTCAGCACGCCACTGAAGCTGCCGATGCTTAACACAGAGGTGGTTCAGGTGGCCACTGGGCGCACACAGAAGGCCGGGATCACACGTTCTGGGCGCCTAATCCTGTGGGAG gcccCGCCCGTAGGTGCCCTTGGAAATGCCCTCCTCCCAGGGGCAGTGGAGCAGCCTCAGCCCCAGTTCATCTCCCGTTTCCTGGAGGGCCAGTCAGGCGTGACTATCAAGCATGTGGCCTGTGGGGACCTCTTCACAGCCTGTTTGACTG ATCGAGGCATCATCATGACCTTTGGCAGTGGCAGCAATGGGTGCTTAGGCCATGGCAGCCTCACTGATATCAGCCAG CCCACCATAGTGGAGGCCCTGCTTGGCTATGAGATGGTACAAGTGGCCTGTGGTGCCTCCCATGTGCTGGCCCTGTCCACTGAGCGAGAACTGTTTGCCTGGGGCCGTGGAGATGGTG GCAGGCTGGGACTAGGCACCAGGGAGTCCCATAGCTGTCCTCAGCAGGTGCTGGTTCCCTTAGGACAGGAAGCCCAGCGGGTTGTATGTGGCATCGACTCTTCCATGATCCTCACCGTGCCTGGCAGAGCCTTGGCCTGTGGGAGCAATAG GTTCAATAAGCTGGGCCTAGACCATCACTCCCTTGGAGAGGAGTCTGTACCCCACCAGCAAGTAGAGGAAGCCCTGACCTTTACTCCATTAGGCTCTGCACCCCTGGATCGGGAGCCCCTGTTGAGTGTTGACCTAGGTACTGCTCATTCAGCTGCTGTGACTG CCTCAGGTGACTGCTACACGTTTGGCAGCAATCAGCATGGGCAGTTGGGTACTAATGCCCGCCGGGGCAGCCGAGCACCATGTCGAGTCCAGGGCCTTGAGGGCATCAAGATGGTGACAGTGGCCTGTGGAGATGCCTTCACAGTAGCCATTGGTGCAG AGGGTGAAGTTTACTCTTGGGGCAAAGGAGCCAGAGGACGACTAGGAAGGAAGGATGAAGATGCTGGGCTCCCTCGGCCAGTGCAGCTGGATGAGACACACCCTTACACAGTGACATCTGTGTCCTGTTGCCATGGAAACACTCTCCTGGCTATTCGAC CAGTCACAGATGAGCCAGTCCCTCCATGA
- the Fam222b gene encoding protein FAM222B isoform X2, translating to MRTAHYPTPAELDAYAKKVANNPLTIKIFPNSVKVPQRKHVRRTVNGLDTSAQRYSPYPTQAATKAGLLAIVKVPAKSILKDFDGTRARLLPEAIMNPPVAPYATVAPSTLAHPQAQALARQQALQHAQTLAHAPPQTLQHPQGIPPPQALSHPQSLQQPQGLGHTQPMAQTQGLVHPQALAHQGLQHPPNPLLHGGRKMPDSDAPPNVTVSTSTIPLSMAATLQHSQPPDLSSIVHQINQFCQTRAGISTTSVCEGQIANPSPISRSLLINASTRVSTHSVPTPMPSCVVNPMEHTHAAPAALPATGPVNLPTGISRAPTGYSNDLKPVAWNQHQLAHLQQMCSEAGGTPAPGLTGKHAAGRELAGPGFVGKAPAYPQELCLTQSFHLKPPLEKPTPSPPVNGLAAPLAYPNGHYFQPLWNNILPTPNSDSSGSQDLAMPFHGGQPTGAPLDCAAAPGAHYRAGTGGGPVASQNSLMQTVDYLSGDFQQACFREQSLAMLSKAHRAPGSRAPDPTDSRSLHIQHPGYR from the coding sequence ATGAGAACTGCTCACTATCCCACCCCAGCCGAATTGGATGCGTATGCTAAGAAGGTCGCAAACAACCCACTGACTATAAAAATCTTCCCCAACAGTGTGAAGGTTCCCCAGCGGAAACACGTTCGTCGTACTGTGAACGGCCTCGACACATCAGCCCAGCGCTACAGCCCCTACCCGACTCAGGCTGCCACCAAGGCAGGCCTGCTTGCCATTGTCAAAGTGCCAGCCAAAAGCATACTCAAGGACTTTGACGGCACCCGAGCCCGGTTACTCCCTGAGGCCATCATGAACCCCCCAGTGGCACCCTATGCTACTGTGGCACCAAGCACTTTAGCCCATCCCCAGGCCCAGGCTCTGGCCCGCCAGCAGGCCCTGCAGCATGCACAGACCCTGGCCCATGCCCCTCCCCAGACGCTGCAGCACCCTCAGGGTATCCCGCCACCACAGGCGCTGTCTCACCCTCAGAGCCTCCAGCAGCCTCAGGGCCTGGGCCACACTCAGCCCATGGCCCAAACCCAGGGCTTGGTCCACCCTCAGGCCCTGGCTCACCAGGGTCTCCAGCACCCCCCCAATCCCTTGCTGCATGGAGGCCGGAAGATGCCAGACTCAGATGCCCCCCCGAATGTGACCGTGTCTACCTCAACTATCCCCCTTTCAATGGCGGCCACCCTGCAGCACAGCCAGCCCCCGGACCTGAGCAGCATCGTGCACCAGATCAACCAGTTTTGCCAGACGAGGGCAGGCATCAGCACTACCTCAGTGTGTGAGGGCCAGATcgccaaccccagccccattagtCGCAGTCTGCTCATCAATGCAAGCACTCGGGTATCAACCCACAGCGTCCCCACACCAATGCCTTCATGTGTGGTCAATCCCATGGAGCACACCCATGCGGCTCCAGCCGCATTGCCTGCCACAGGTCCTGTCAACTTGCCCACAGGCATCTCTCGAGCCCCCACTGGCTACTCTAACGACCTCAAGCCAGTTGCCTGGAACCAGCACCAGCTGGCCCACCTACAACAGATGTGCAGCGAGGCTGGTGGGACACCAGCCCCTGGCCTGACAGGCAAGCATGCAGCAGGACGTGAGTTGGCAGGGCCTGGCTTTGTGGGTAAGGCCCCTGCCTACCCGCAGGAACTTTGCCTGACACAGTCGTTCCATCTGAAGCCACCCCTGGAGAAGCCGACCCCATCCCCACCAGTCAACGGCCTGGCAGCCCCATTGGCCTACCCCAATGGTCACTACTTCCAACCCTTATGGAACAACATTCTGCCCACTCCCAATAGCGACAGCTCGGGGTCTCAGGACCTTGCCATGCCGTTCCACGGTGGGCAGCCCACAGGTGCACCCCTCGACTGTGCGGCAGCTCCTGGGGCCCACTACCGAGCAGGGACTGGGGGCGGTCCAGTGGCAAGCCAGAACAGCTTGATGCAAACGGTGGATTACCTGAGTGGGGATTTCCAACAGGCCTGCTTCCGAGAACAGAGCCTGGCCATGCTGAGCAAGGCCCACCGAGCCCCTGGCAGCCGAGCCCCTGATCCCACAGATAGTCGAAGTCTTCATATTCAGCACCCGGGGTATAGATAG
- the Fam222b gene encoding protein FAM222B isoform X1: MLACLPGPGDLSFQLLSHTQMNTGLQKWDTTQKMRTAHYPTPAELDAYAKKVANNPLTIKIFPNSVKVPQRKHVRRTVNGLDTSAQRYSPYPTQAATKAGLLAIVKVPAKSILKDFDGTRARLLPEAIMNPPVAPYATVAPSTLAHPQAQALARQQALQHAQTLAHAPPQTLQHPQGIPPPQALSHPQSLQQPQGLGHTQPMAQTQGLVHPQALAHQGLQHPPNPLLHGGRKMPDSDAPPNVTVSTSTIPLSMAATLQHSQPPDLSSIVHQINQFCQTRAGISTTSVCEGQIANPSPISRSLLINASTRVSTHSVPTPMPSCVVNPMEHTHAAPAALPATGPVNLPTGISRAPTGYSNDLKPVAWNQHQLAHLQQMCSEAGGTPAPGLTGKHAAGRELAGPGFVGKAPAYPQELCLTQSFHLKPPLEKPTPSPPVNGLAAPLAYPNGHYFQPLWNNILPTPNSDSSGSQDLAMPFHGGQPTGAPLDCAAAPGAHYRAGTGGGPVASQNSLMQTVDYLSGDFQQACFREQSLAMLSKAHRAPGSRAPDPTDSRSLHIQHPGYR, from the exons ATGCTAGCCTGTTTACCAGGGCCAGGTGACCTGTCCTTTCAGCTTCTTTCTCACACGCAGATGAACACTGGACTTCAGAAAT ggGACACTACACAGAAAATGAGAACTGCTCACTATCCCACCCCAGCCGAATTGGATGCGTATGCTAAGAAGGTCGCAAACAACCCACTGACTATAAAAATCTTCCCCAACAGTGTGAAGGTTCCCCAGCGGAAACACGTTCGTCGTACTGTGAACGGCCTCGACACATCAGCCCAGCGCTACAGCCCCTACCCGACTCAGGCTGCCACCAAGGCAGGCCTGCTTGCCATTGTCAAAGTGCCAGCCAAAAGCATACTCAAGGACTTTGACGGCACCCGAGCCCGGTTACTCCCTGAGGCCATCATGAACCCCCCAGTGGCACCCTATGCTACTGTGGCACCAAGCACTTTAGCCCATCCCCAGGCCCAGGCTCTGGCCCGCCAGCAGGCCCTGCAGCATGCACAGACCCTGGCCCATGCCCCTCCCCAGACGCTGCAGCACCCTCAGGGTATCCCGCCACCACAGGCGCTGTCTCACCCTCAGAGCCTCCAGCAGCCTCAGGGCCTGGGCCACACTCAGCCCATGGCCCAAACCCAGGGCTTGGTCCACCCTCAGGCCCTGGCTCACCAGGGTCTCCAGCACCCCCCCAATCCCTTGCTGCATGGAGGCCGGAAGATGCCAGACTCAGATGCCCCCCCGAATGTGACCGTGTCTACCTCAACTATCCCCCTTTCAATGGCGGCCACCCTGCAGCACAGCCAGCCCCCGGACCTGAGCAGCATCGTGCACCAGATCAACCAGTTTTGCCAGACGAGGGCAGGCATCAGCACTACCTCAGTGTGTGAGGGCCAGATcgccaaccccagccccattagtCGCAGTCTGCTCATCAATGCAAGCACTCGGGTATCAACCCACAGCGTCCCCACACCAATGCCTTCATGTGTGGTCAATCCCATGGAGCACACCCATGCGGCTCCAGCCGCATTGCCTGCCACAGGTCCTGTCAACTTGCCCACAGGCATCTCTCGAGCCCCCACTGGCTACTCTAACGACCTCAAGCCAGTTGCCTGGAACCAGCACCAGCTGGCCCACCTACAACAGATGTGCAGCGAGGCTGGTGGGACACCAGCCCCTGGCCTGACAGGCAAGCATGCAGCAGGACGTGAGTTGGCAGGGCCTGGCTTTGTGGGTAAGGCCCCTGCCTACCCGCAGGAACTTTGCCTGACACAGTCGTTCCATCTGAAGCCACCCCTGGAGAAGCCGACCCCATCCCCACCAGTCAACGGCCTGGCAGCCCCATTGGCCTACCCCAATGGTCACTACTTCCAACCCTTATGGAACAACATTCTGCCCACTCCCAATAGCGACAGCTCGGGGTCTCAGGACCTTGCCATGCCGTTCCACGGTGGGCAGCCCACAGGTGCACCCCTCGACTGTGCGGCAGCTCCTGGGGCCCACTACCGAGCAGGGACTGGGGGCGGTCCAGTGGCAAGCCAGAACAGCTTGATGCAAACGGTGGATTACCTGAGTGGGGATTTCCAACAGGCCTGCTTCCGAGAACAGAGCCTGGCCATGCTGAGCAAGGCCCACCGAGCCCCTGGCAGCCGAGCCCCTGATCCCACAGATAGTCGAAGTCTTCATATTCAGCACCCGGGGTATAGATAG
- the Traf4 gene encoding TNF receptor-associated factor 4 gives MPGFDYKFLEKPKRRLLCPLCGKPMREPVQVSTCGHRFCDTCLQEFLSEGVFKCPEDQLPLDYAKIYPDPELEVQVLGLPIRCIHSEEGCRWSGPLRHLQGHLNTCSFNVVPCPNRCPAKLSRRDLPAHLQHDCPKRRLKCEFCGCDFSGEAYESHEGMCPQESVYCENKCGARMMRRLLAQHATSECPKRTQPCTYCTKEFVFDTIQSHQYQCPRLPVPCPNQCGVGTVAREDLPNHLKDSCSTALVLCPFKDSGCKHRCPKLAMARHVEESVKPHLAMMCALVSRQRQELQELRRELEELSVGSDGVLIWKIGSYGRRLQEAKAKPNLECFSPAFYTHKYGYKLQVSAFLNGNGSGEGTHLSLYIRVLPGAFDNLLEWPFARRVTFSLLDQSDPGLAKPQHVTETFHPDPNWKNFQKPGTWRGSLDESSLGFGYPKFISHQDIRKRNYVRDDAVFIRASVELPRKILS, from the exons ATGCCCGGCTTCGACTACAAGTTCCTGGAGAAGCCCAAGCGGCGGCTGCTGTGCCCGCTGTGCGGAAAACCCATGCGCGAGCCCGTGCAGGTTTCTACCTGTGGCCACCGCTTCTGCGACACCTGCCTGCAGGAGTTCCTCAG TGAAGGAGTCTTCAAATGCCCTGAGGACCAACTTCCCCTGGACTATGCCAAG ATCTACCCAGACCCAGAGCTGGAGGTCCAGGTGCTAGGCCTGCCCATCCGCTGCATCCACAGTGAGGAGGGTTGCCGCTGGAGTGGGCCACTTCGTCATTTACAG GGACACCTGAATACCTGCAGCTTCAATGTAGTTCCCTGCCCCAATCGCTGTCCTGCCAAGCTGAGTCGCCGTGATCTGCCTGCACACTTGCAACACGACTGCCCAAAGCGGCGCCTCAAATGCGAGTTCTGTGGCTGTGACTTCAGTGGGGAAGCCTATGAG AGCCATGAGGGTATGTGCCCCCAAGAGAGTGTGTACTGTGAGAACAAGTGCGGTGCCCGCATGATGCGGCGACTACTGGCCCAGCATGCCACTTCTGAGTGCCCCAAGCGCACCCAGCCTTGTACCTATTGCACAAAGGAATTTGTCTTTGACACCATCCAG AGTCACCAGTACCAGTGCCCAAGGCTGCCTGTGCCCTGCCCTAACCAGTGTGGCGTGGGCACTGTGGCTCGGGAGGATCTGCCAAATCATCTGAAGGACAGCTGTAGCACTGCCTTGGTGCTATGCCCCTTCAAAGACTCCGGTTGCAAGCACAGG TGCCCTAAGCTGGCAATGGCGCGGCACGTGGAGGAGAGTGTGAAGCCACATCTGGCTATGATGTGTGCCCTGGTGAGCCGGCAGCGGCAGGAGCTGCAGGAGCTGCGTCGAGAGCTGGAGGAACTATCAGTAGGCAGTGATGGCGTGCTCATCTGGAAGATTGGCAGCTATGGGCGGCGGCTACAAGAGGCCAAGGCCAAGCCCAACCTCGAGTGCTTCAGCCCAGCCTTCTATACACATAAGTATGGTTACAAGCTACAGGTGTCTGCATTCCTCAATGGCAACGGCAGTGGTGAGGGCACACATCTCTCTCTGTACATTCGTGTGCTACCAGGCGCCTTTGACAATCTCCTTGAGTGGCCCTTTGCCCGTCGTGTCACTTTCTCCCTGCTGGATCAGAGCGACCCAGGGCTTGCTAAGCCACAGCATGTCACTGAGACTTTCCACCCTGACCCAAACTGGAAAAATTTCCAAAAGCCAGGCACTTGGCGAGGCTCCTTGGATGAGAGTTCTCTGGGCTTTGGATACCCCAAGTTCATCTCCCACCAGGATATCCGAAAGCGAAACTATGTGCGAGATGATGCAGTCTTCATCCGTGCCTCTGTTGAACTGCCCCGGAAGATCCTCAGCTGA